TGATAAAAAAAGGTAAAAGGGATGTTGATTGAACCGCCGACGATGTTGAGCTGGTCTTTCGTCCGCAACGATTTCCCCCGGGACAGGTAATGAACAAAAATAAAAGGGCTGGCTCGAACAGATCGTCTTTTTACGATCTTTAGAGTCAACCCCTTTCTTTGTGGTCTTCTCTTTCTTTATTAACCTTGAGGACCTGTAAGCGGTACCTGGAAGAAAATGTAGTACATAAACCCGACAAAGAAAAGAACCATGTAGGAATTAAAGATTAATAAGTAAGTTTTTTCCGTAAGCCCAAGATAAGATAGGGCGGCGAAGAGGGCGGTTTGACCGTAAAAGATTAATGCCATCGCCGTCAGATTTCCCCATGTGGCCATAAGGGCTACGACCAAGGAAAAGTAGGCAAGTACCCGAAACATCCGTGCCATCAATGTCCCCCCTTTACACGATTCCATTCATAGAATTCACATCATCTCTTCAAAATTATACAACATGGTTTCATTTATGGCAATTGAACCATGATATATTCACAGGTGGGAGCACCGTAGGCCATCTTATCCTCCTCAATCAAGTCAACGCGACCGAAGAAGGCCTCAAAGATTCCTGTGAGCATCATATGATGCATTTTGCATACGCTGCTAAACTTATCGGTTGATTCCTTAAACGTGCAGGTGGATACACGAAAGCGGAGAGTGTATTCATCAATCTTCTCGATTTCCGGATGAAGGCCCTGCCCTCCTGTTAATTTTAAAATATGGGGAACCAGTTCATCCAGGGACATCTTAGAGGGATTAATTCCCGTCCGCTCAATATATTCCATCGCCTGCTCATATCCTGTCTTGCGTCCGGTCTTGGTAAATGCCTCTTCCCCTTCCTTGCCAAGGGATGCCAGGCTTTGTAAGGCGACATCGGAAAGGGTTTGGAAATCCCGAGGAGGAAAACTGATGCTAACCACCTTATCGGAGGGGATATAGAGACGTCCGGGCCGCCCCCCTTTTCCTGTCTTTTCCGCTTTGGAATGGACCAATTCCACGTCTTCCAATTTAGAAAGATGAAGGCGGGCAACATTGGGATGGATCTCAAATTTATCGGCGATCTCCAAGACGGTTACCCCTTCTTTCTTGGTGAGCAGGTATTGGTAAATGGAATAGCGGGTCGGATCCGATAATACTCCGGTTATTTTCAGTGTTTGATCTTCCACGGTGAAGCTCCTTTCCGGCATATCCACATACTGAAGTTATATATAGTATATACGAAAATTCGACTTTTTTAAAGATCTAATTTAAACACTATTGACATAGTAATTTGTTTAGGAATATACTTATATTAAACATCTAAGACAGACATATGAATTTCTTTTTTCGCACGTTTTTTATTTTACCACTTAAGCAGTAGGAATGGGGGGGAAGTCCCCTCGTTATTGTGGACGTTTGGCGAACATTTTTTTCGTAGAGGTGAGGAATGATGGATCGTCCAGTGATCTTCTACACGTATCCCAGTTGT
The DNA window shown above is from Thermicanus aegyptius DSM 12793 and carries:
- a CDS encoding DUF2626 family protein, whose protein sequence is MARMFRVLAYFSLVVALMATWGNLTAMALIFYGQTALFAALSYLGLTEKTYLLIFNSYMVLFFVGFMYYIFFQVPLTGPQG
- a CDS encoding helix-turn-helix transcriptional regulator, with amino-acid sequence MEDQTLKITGVLSDPTRYSIYQYLLTKKEGVTVLEIADKFEIHPNVARLHLSKLEDVELVHSKAEKTGKGGRPGRLYIPSDKVVSISFPPRDFQTLSDVALQSLASLGKEGEEAFTKTGRKTGYEQAMEYIERTGINPSKMSLDELVPHILKLTGGQGLHPEIEKIDEYTLRFRVSTCTFKESTDKFSSVCKMHHMMLTGIFEAFFGRVDLIEEDKMAYGAPTCEYIMVQLP